In one window of Rhizobium oryzihabitans DNA:
- a CDS encoding LysR family transcriptional regulator has protein sequence MVLPPRRFLPSLSLLAAFEAASRTGSVTAAARELGLTQGAVSRQILALEEQLGVALFLRERQTIRLTRAGEGYAREIREALRRISTASLNLRANPDGGTLNLGVLPSFGTRWLVPRLPDFIVRHPGVSVNLLTRSSLFDFRTDTVDAAIHFGLPHWPGTELVFLMHETVIPVCSPAFRERYGLSQPGDLLRVPLLHMTTRPDAWEQWFRSHEVRFDNVHGMLFDQFTTIAEAASAGVGASLIPSFMIEEELRTGRLVAAVKGEVESEEAYYLACMPDRAGYAPLESFRSWIVSQAAIGTSGSG, from the coding sequence ATGGTTCTTCCGCCCCGCCGCTTCTTACCGTCGCTTTCGCTACTTGCGGCCTTTGAAGCCGCCTCGCGTACGGGCAGCGTGACCGCGGCGGCGAGAGAACTCGGGCTTACTCAAGGCGCGGTCAGCCGGCAGATCCTTGCGCTTGAGGAACAGCTTGGCGTCGCGCTGTTCCTGCGCGAACGGCAGACAATCCGGCTTACCCGGGCGGGAGAGGGGTATGCACGGGAGATACGCGAGGCCCTGCGGCGCATCTCCACGGCGTCGCTCAATCTGCGCGCCAATCCGGATGGCGGCACGCTCAATCTTGGTGTTCTGCCAAGCTTTGGCACACGCTGGCTTGTCCCGCGCCTTCCGGATTTCATAGTCCGGCATCCGGGCGTTTCGGTCAATCTTCTGACGCGTTCGTCGCTGTTCGATTTCCGCACCGATACCGTAGATGCGGCGATCCATTTCGGTTTGCCGCATTGGCCGGGTACCGAGCTCGTTTTTCTGATGCATGAAACAGTCATTCCGGTGTGCAGTCCGGCTTTCAGGGAGCGCTACGGGCTTTCACAGCCGGGCGATCTGCTGCGTGTGCCGCTGCTGCACATGACGACGCGGCCGGATGCCTGGGAACAATGGTTTCGCAGCCATGAGGTGCGTTTCGACAACGTACACGGCATGCTTTTTGATCAGTTCACAACCATCGCCGAGGCCGCTAGCGCCGGGGTTGGAGCGTCGCTCATTCCGTCCTTCATGATCGAGGAGGAGCTGCGAACAGGCCGGCTTGTCGCCGCAGTTAAAGGAGAGGTGGAAAGCGAAGAGGCCTATTATCTCGCCTGCATGCCGGATCGCGCCGGTTATGCTCCGCTTGAAAGTTTCCGAAGCTGGATCGTTTCTCAGGCCGCTATCGGCACAAGCGGTAGCGGATGA
- a CDS encoding Lrp/AsnC ligand binding domain-containing protein has protein sequence MKPIFVQLQCEPGKTYDVADAIYKTELVSELYSTSGEYDLLLKIYLPQEEDIGKFINQNIVNIPGIVRSLTTLTFTAF, from the coding sequence GTGAAGCCCATTTTTGTTCAGCTTCAATGCGAGCCCGGCAAGACCTACGATGTCGCCGATGCCATCTATAAAACGGAGCTGGTTTCCGAGCTCTATTCCACCAGCGGCGAATATGATCTGTTGCTGAAAATCTATCTTCCGCAGGAAGAGGATATCGGCAAGTTCATCAACCAGAACATCGTCAATATTCCGGGGATCGTCCGTTCGCTGACGACGCTGACCTTTACCGCGTTCTGA
- a CDS encoding lysine-2,3-aminomutase-like protein: MTRPETIKTPEALLEAGLIEAEALESLRAVTQRYALAITPTMAGLVDSRDPQDPIALQFVPDTAELVHLPEERDDPIGDDAHSPVHGIVHRYPDRVLLKAVHVCPVYCRFCFRREMVGPQGNGMMSPEELDAAFDYIKANPAIWEVILTGGDPLVLSPRRLSDLMKRVKDIQHVKIVRFHTRVPVVDPDRIDGPLIEALKASGKTTYVALHANHARELGLEARSACARLIDAGIAMVSQTVLLKGINDDPAVLAELMRAFVETRIKPYYLHHPDLAPGTSHFRLTIEEGQRIVSALRGHVSGLCQPTYVLDIPGGHGKATIGRNAAEKTRDGCYSVSDFNGNDHIYPPSSSGDN; this comes from the coding sequence ATGACAAGACCTGAAACCATCAAGACACCTGAAGCACTTCTCGAGGCGGGGCTGATCGAGGCCGAGGCGCTCGAGAGCCTTCGTGCTGTCACGCAGCGTTACGCGCTCGCAATCACGCCAACAATGGCCGGACTGGTGGACAGCCGGGATCCGCAAGACCCCATCGCCCTGCAATTCGTGCCGGATACGGCGGAACTGGTCCATCTCCCCGAAGAGCGGGACGATCCGATCGGCGATGACGCCCACAGCCCGGTGCATGGCATTGTTCACCGTTATCCGGACCGGGTTCTATTGAAGGCGGTTCATGTCTGCCCGGTCTATTGCCGTTTCTGTTTCCGTCGCGAAATGGTCGGGCCACAGGGCAACGGCATGATGAGCCCGGAAGAGCTGGACGCCGCATTCGACTATATAAAAGCCAACCCTGCCATCTGGGAGGTCATCCTCACGGGCGGCGATCCGCTCGTCCTCTCCCCGCGACGCCTGTCCGATCTGATGAAACGGGTGAAAGACATACAGCACGTCAAGATCGTCCGCTTCCATACCCGCGTGCCAGTCGTCGATCCCGATCGTATCGACGGGCCGTTGATCGAGGCGCTGAAGGCCAGCGGCAAGACCACCTATGTCGCCCTCCACGCCAATCACGCACGTGAACTTGGGCTAGAAGCCCGAAGCGCCTGCGCCCGGTTGATCGATGCCGGCATCGCGATGGTCAGCCAGACCGTGCTCCTGAAGGGCATTAATGATGATCCGGCAGTTCTGGCCGAGCTGATGCGTGCCTTTGTCGAAACCCGGATCAAACCCTATTACCTGCACCATCCCGATCTTGCGCCCGGAACCAGCCATTTCCGGCTGACGATCGAGGAGGGTCAGCGAATCGTTTCCGCCCTGCGCGGACATGTCTCCGGTCTTTGCCAGCCAACCTATGTTCTCGACATCCCGGGCGGCCACGGCAAGGCCACTATCGGCCGAAATGCGGCCGAAAAAACCCGCGATGGCTGTTACTCCGTCTCGGACTTCAACGGAAACGATCATATTTACCCACCGTCGTCATCCGGCGACAATTAA
- the efp gene encoding elongation factor P produces MVKVIASSVRKGNVLDVDGKLYVVLTAQNFHPGKGTPVTQVDMRRIVDGVKVSERWRTTEQVERAFVEDLNFQFLYEDGEGFHFMNPENYDQVVVDVDTMGDQKAYLQEGMTCVLSIHEGNPLAVELPRHVTLEIMETEPVVKGQTASSSYKPAILSNGIRTMVPPHIDAGIRVVIATEDNSYVERAKS; encoded by the coding sequence ATGGTCAAGGTTATCGCCTCATCCGTCCGCAAGGGCAATGTTCTCGACGTGGACGGCAAGCTTTACGTCGTTCTTACCGCGCAGAACTTTCACCCAGGCAAGGGCACGCCGGTTACGCAGGTTGACATGCGCCGCATCGTTGACGGCGTCAAGGTCTCCGAACGTTGGCGCACCACCGAGCAGGTCGAGCGCGCTTTCGTCGAAGACCTGAACTTCCAGTTCCTTTATGAAGATGGCGAAGGCTTCCACTTCATGAACCCGGAAAACTACGATCAGGTCGTTGTCGACGTCGATACGATGGGCGACCAGAAGGCCTATCTTCAGGAAGGCATGACCTGCGTTCTTTCGATTCATGAAGGCAACCCGCTGGCCGTCGAACTGCCGCGCCACGTGACGCTGGAAATCATGGAAACGGAACCGGTTGTGAAGGGCCAGACGGCTTCTTCTTCCTACAAGCCGGCAATCCTTTCCAACGGCATCCGCACCATGGTTCCGCCGCATATTGATGCCGGCATCCGCGTGGTCATCGCGACGGAAGACAATTCCTACGTTGAGCGCGCCAAGAGCTGA
- a CDS encoding efflux transporter outer membrane subunit, which produces MLSIRATLPLTMLLLSGCVVGPDHKTPEIQLPGKFAEAGKTSIGDISSVAWWTAFNDNRLNGYVSTGLAQNLTVMQAIERINQAQAQVIVDGAGGLPSLTSSGSHTTSETKGSYRDVPVTNVSSGSLSVSWFLDLFGRYRRATESANASLDAAYSTVDVQRLTLISSVAAAYIDVRYYQERLAIARQNLGSRRETLDLTKLQLEAGAASRLDVVQSEGLVNSTLSQIPGLETSFRKAAHRIATLLGMPASSLIAELQKGARQPVARAVPRTGIPADLIRNRPDIRVAERNLAAAVATIGVTEAQLYPSIELGGAITPSYNFLSGGGRGTANSWSFGPSLTLPILDGGRLRANVDIANSQAREQYLVWKATVLNAVEEVENALAAINRDQRTVDALRKTVASYQEALQLSTASYRDGASSLLDVLDAQRSVSDAQANLATAIQTTAQDYVSLNVALGGGYAVGQPAPKKSAGPTVAAAKGM; this is translated from the coding sequence ATGCTGTCTATTCGCGCTACCCTTCCCCTGACAATGCTGCTGCTTTCAGGCTGTGTTGTTGGACCCGACCACAAGACGCCGGAAATCCAATTGCCGGGAAAGTTTGCGGAAGCCGGAAAAACCAGTATTGGCGACATCAGCAGCGTTGCATGGTGGACGGCCTTCAACGACAACCGCCTGAACGGTTACGTGTCCACTGGCCTTGCGCAGAACCTCACCGTGATGCAGGCGATCGAGCGCATCAATCAGGCACAGGCCCAGGTGATCGTGGACGGCGCCGGCGGCCTGCCGAGCCTGACGAGCAGCGGCAGCCACACGACCAGCGAGACCAAGGGCAGCTACCGTGACGTTCCCGTCACCAACGTGTCCTCAGGCAGCCTCAGCGTTTCCTGGTTCCTCGACCTCTTCGGTCGCTATCGCCGGGCAACGGAAAGCGCCAATGCGTCGCTTGATGCCGCTTACTCCACCGTCGACGTTCAGCGCCTGACGCTGATTTCGTCCGTCGCCGCGGCCTATATCGACGTGCGCTATTATCAGGAGCGCCTGGCGATTGCCCGCCAGAACCTGGGTTCACGCCGCGAAACGCTCGATCTGACAAAGCTCCAGCTCGAAGCGGGTGCGGCCTCGCGTCTCGATGTCGTCCAGTCCGAAGGTCTGGTCAATTCCACGCTGTCGCAGATACCCGGCCTCGAAACCAGCTTCCGCAAGGCAGCCCACCGCATCGCGACCCTGCTCGGCATGCCGGCCTCGTCGCTCATCGCCGAGCTGCAGAAGGGCGCACGCCAGCCTGTTGCGCGCGCAGTTCCCCGCACCGGCATCCCGGCCGACCTGATCCGCAACCGTCCGGACATCCGCGTCGCTGAACGCAATCTCGCCGCCGCGGTCGCCACGATCGGTGTAACCGAGGCGCAGCTTTATCCAAGCATCGAGCTTGGTGGCGCGATCACCCCGAGCTACAATTTCCTGAGTGGCGGCGGCAGGGGAACGGCCAATAGCTGGTCCTTCGGTCCGAGCCTCACTCTCCCGATCCTCGACGGTGGCAGACTCCGCGCCAATGTCGACATCGCGAACTCACAGGCACGCGAGCAATATCTCGTCTGGAAGGCGACCGTTCTCAACGCGGTGGAAGAAGTCGAAAACGCCCTGGCCGCCATCAATCGCGACCAGCGTACCGTCGACGCTTTGAGAAAGACCGTCGCCTCCTACCAGGAAGCACTGCAGCTCTCGACCGCCAGCTATCGTGATGGTGCATCGTCTCTGCTCGACGTTCTGGATGCCCAGCGCTCGGTCTCGGATGCGCAGGCAAACCTTGCCACGGCGATCCAGACGACCGCGCAGGACTATGTCTCGCTCAACGTGGCTCTCGGTGGCGGTTATGCCGTTGGACAGCCAGCCCCGAAGAAGTCGGCCGGCCCGACCGTGGCCGCCGCGAAGGGCATGTAA